From Micromonospora nigra, one genomic window encodes:
- a CDS encoding NUDIX hydrolase produces MNSADLVAISCVLLVDRHGRILMQLRDGAATYHPHMWGLPGGHGEPGESPEDTAVRELREETGLPAPVGLRLLVRQELPEQRRVKHYFCAATRARQEDVVLGEGAAMLFLPGDEVLDGRPLTPGTREVLAPFLASPEVVRLAEAVHRRDG; encoded by the coding sequence ATGAATTCGGCCGACCTCGTTGCGATCTCCTGCGTCCTGCTCGTGGACCGGCACGGTCGGATCCTGATGCAGTTGCGCGACGGTGCCGCGACCTACCATCCGCACATGTGGGGGCTGCCCGGCGGGCACGGCGAGCCGGGCGAGAGCCCGGAGGACACGGCGGTGCGCGAACTGCGGGAGGAGACCGGGCTGCCCGCGCCGGTCGGGTTGCGGCTGCTCGTCCGTCAGGAACTGCCCGAGCAGCGCCGCGTGAAGCACTACTTCTGCGCCGCGACGCGGGCCCGCCAGGAGGACGTGGTCCTCGGTGAGGGGGCCGCCATGCTGTTCCTGCCCGGAGACGAGGTGCTCGACGGTCGTCCGCTGACGCCCGGAACGCGGGAGGTGCTCGCCCCGTTCCTCGCCTCACCGGAGGTCGTCCGACTGGCCGAGGCCGTCCATCGGAGGGACGGCTGA
- a CDS encoding ABC transporter substrate-binding protein produces the protein MHPATPPAANTPAGRTYRTPLARRRLLRGLLAMAVAVPMLGAAAACGDDEAADPNGPVKLSIFWWGGEARAGLTEQALDLYTKKNPNVTFEKTWQANQGYFDKLATLTAGGNPPDLFQIDDNYLTEYAARNTTLDLTPYQESGKLDTSKFPKSLWQYGVVDGKLAGLASGENTQGLVYNKTLLTKNGLPEPTTGMSWEEHINWAEQVAKKTGVPGTMDASAVDKAFWVWLRQQGKDLYKGNDLGFTVEDVTRWFQMWKDARDRGATPTPDVIHEGNATDITKQLVVTGKAGTSWVWVNQMPELKKNTKDELGVIAYPGDPSGQWARATMYWSVFRGSKHKDIAVDVINFLSNDPEAVKLLGTDRGLPGNLDLRRMVSDDITDPAMKQSIAVETELAELFGEAPQVPIKGHSKVRAELIKAAENAQYGRVTPAEAAAQFYAASKSAIA, from the coding sequence ATGCATCCCGCAACGCCGCCCGCCGCGAACACGCCCGCCGGGCGCACCTACCGTACCCCCCTCGCCCGTCGCCGACTGCTGCGCGGCCTGCTCGCCATGGCCGTCGCGGTGCCGATGCTCGGTGCCGCCGCGGCCTGCGGCGACGACGAGGCGGCCGACCCCAACGGCCCCGTCAAGCTGTCCATCTTCTGGTGGGGCGGCGAGGCCCGCGCCGGGCTCACCGAGCAGGCCCTGGACCTGTACACCAAGAAGAACCCGAACGTGACGTTCGAGAAGACCTGGCAGGCCAACCAGGGCTACTTCGACAAGCTGGCCACCCTCACCGCCGGCGGCAACCCGCCGGACCTGTTCCAGATCGACGACAACTACCTGACCGAGTACGCGGCGCGCAACACCACCCTCGACCTGACGCCCTACCAGGAGTCAGGCAAGCTCGACACCTCCAAGTTCCCCAAGAGCCTCTGGCAGTACGGCGTCGTCGACGGCAAGCTCGCCGGCCTGGCCTCCGGGGAGAACACCCAGGGTCTGGTCTACAACAAGACCCTGCTGACCAAGAACGGCCTGCCCGAGCCCACCACCGGCATGAGCTGGGAGGAGCACATCAACTGGGCCGAGCAGGTCGCCAAGAAGACCGGCGTGCCCGGCACCATGGACGCGAGCGCCGTGGACAAGGCCTTCTGGGTGTGGCTGCGCCAGCAGGGCAAGGACCTGTACAAGGGCAACGACCTCGGCTTCACCGTCGAGGACGTGACCAGGTGGTTCCAGATGTGGAAGGACGCCCGCGACCGGGGCGCGACCCCCACCCCGGACGTCATCCACGAGGGCAACGCCACCGACATCACCAAGCAGCTCGTGGTCACCGGCAAGGCCGGCACCAGCTGGGTCTGGGTCAACCAGATGCCCGAGCTGAAGAAGAACACCAAGGACGAGCTGGGCGTGATCGCCTACCCCGGTGACCCCAGCGGCCAGTGGGCCCGCGCCACCATGTACTGGTCGGTGTTCCGGGGCAGCAAGCACAAGGACATCGCCGTCGACGTGATCAACTTCCTGTCCAACGACCCCGAGGCGGTCAAGCTCCTCGGCACCGACCGGGGCCTGCCGGGCAACCTGGACCTGCGCCGCATGGTGAGCGACGACATCACCGACCCGGCGATGAAGCAGTCCATCGCGGTGGAGACCGAGCTGGCCGAGTTGTTCGGCGAGGCGCCGCAGGTGCCGATCAAGGGCCACAGCAAGGTCCGCGCCGAACTGATCAAGGCAGCCGAGAACGCCCAGTACGGCCGGGTCACCCCCGCCGAGGCCGCCGCCCAGTTCTACGCGGCCAGCAAGTCCGCCATCGCCTGA
- a CDS encoding LacI family DNA-binding transcriptional regulator, whose translation MPVTIRDVARASGVHISTVSRTFSAPHLVNPETRVRVLACAEDLGYRPNRAARALITGRTHNIGLIIADIANPFFPPLIKAAESQARSRDYHVFVADTNEDPSAEEELVHALAKQVDGLLLCSPRMSNSLIEQLSREVPLVVVNRQLTGLPCVLMDVGQGARLAVDHLVGLGHRQIALLGGPRGSWTNREIRRSAAAAARAGGAELTVLGPNPPTEHGGIAQAEHVRRSGVTAALAYNDLMAIGLIEGLDALGVDVPRQVSVVGVDDITLSRLTRPKLTTVATPTAAAGRTAVDMLLQQDTDLPRAARGSGAGAAVGVRRTTAQVMLQTELVIRDSTGPGPHAGRGRSGAAPAGPGPHRRADPGDPVTVAGSDVAS comes from the coding sequence GTGCCAGTCACCATCCGGGACGTCGCACGGGCCTCCGGCGTGCACATCTCCACCGTCTCCCGCACCTTCTCGGCACCGCACCTCGTCAACCCGGAGACCCGGGTCCGGGTGCTCGCCTGTGCCGAGGATCTCGGTTACCGGCCCAACCGGGCCGCCCGTGCGCTGATCACCGGCCGCACCCACAACATCGGCCTGATCATCGCCGACATCGCCAACCCGTTCTTCCCGCCACTGATCAAGGCGGCGGAGAGCCAGGCCAGGAGCCGTGACTACCACGTCTTCGTGGCCGACACCAACGAGGACCCGTCCGCCGAGGAGGAACTGGTCCACGCCCTGGCCAAGCAGGTCGACGGGCTGCTGCTGTGCAGCCCTCGGATGAGCAACAGCCTGATCGAGCAGCTCAGCCGGGAGGTGCCGTTGGTGGTGGTCAACCGCCAGCTCACCGGCCTACCCTGCGTCCTGATGGACGTCGGGCAGGGCGCCCGGCTCGCCGTCGACCACCTGGTCGGCCTCGGCCACCGGCAGATCGCCCTGCTCGGCGGTCCCCGGGGCTCCTGGACCAACCGGGAGATCCGTCGGTCCGCCGCCGCGGCGGCCCGCGCCGGGGGTGCCGAGCTGACCGTGCTCGGCCCCAACCCGCCCACCGAGCACGGCGGCATCGCCCAGGCGGAACACGTCCGCCGCAGCGGTGTCACCGCCGCGCTCGCCTACAACGACCTGATGGCGATCGGGCTCATCGAAGGGCTCGACGCACTCGGGGTGGACGTGCCACGCCAGGTGAGCGTCGTCGGAGTCGACGACATCACCCTCAGCCGGCTCACCCGCCCCAAACTGACGACGGTGGCCACGCCGACCGCGGCCGCCGGCCGGACGGCCGTCGACATGTTGCTGCAACAGGACACCGATCTCCCGCGCGCCGCGCGGGGCAGCGGTGCCGGCGCGGCAGTCGGCGTCCGTCGCACCACCGCACAGGTAATGCTCCAGACCGAACTGGTCATCCGCGACTCCACCGGACCGGGCCCCCACGCCGGCCGGGGGCGCTCCGGAGCCGCTCCGGCTGGCCCGGGCCCGCATCGCCGTGCGGACCCGGGCGACCCGGTGACGGTCGCCGGTAGCGACGTCGCCTCCTAA
- a CDS encoding sugar kinase, with product MTAVEVAAVGESMVVLTPAAGVPLETADRLAVTVGGAESNVVAALAGLGHRTRWLSRVGDDPFGRMVTAHVAAAGVATDLVEVDGRARTGLYAKDPGPDGTRVHYHRAGSAATRMGPAVLDDARLAGVRILHLSGITPVLSRSCRALVEHAVCDRPVAGALISFDVNHRPGLWPARRAAPVLHRLADRADVVFVGLDEAQRLWDTRDPHAVRRLLPGPRLVVVKDGPVAATALPRADPAVRVPALPVPVVEPVGAGDAFAAGFLSGLLRGLGTAAGLRLGHLLAARTLAVAGDNAPPADRELLDTLVALPDADWARLDPATAGILPAPAQTRSSR from the coding sequence GTGACCGCAGTCGAGGTGGCGGCCGTGGGGGAGTCGATGGTCGTGCTCACCCCGGCCGCCGGAGTGCCGCTGGAGACAGCCGACCGGCTCGCCGTCACCGTCGGCGGCGCCGAGTCCAACGTGGTCGCCGCCCTCGCCGGCCTCGGGCACCGCACCCGCTGGCTCAGCCGCGTCGGCGACGACCCGTTCGGCCGCATGGTGACCGCCCACGTCGCCGCCGCCGGCGTCGCGACCGACCTCGTCGAGGTCGACGGGCGGGCCCGCACCGGCCTGTACGCCAAAGATCCCGGCCCCGACGGCACCCGCGTGCACTACCACCGGGCCGGGTCGGCGGCGACCCGGATGGGCCCCGCCGTGCTCGACGACGCCCGCCTGGCCGGGGTGCGGATCCTGCACCTGTCGGGGATCACCCCCGTGCTGTCGCGCAGCTGCCGCGCCCTGGTCGAGCACGCCGTCTGCGACCGCCCGGTGGCCGGCGCGCTGATCAGTTTCGACGTCAACCACCGGCCCGGGCTGTGGCCCGCGCGGCGGGCCGCGCCGGTGCTGCACCGGCTCGCCGACCGCGCCGACGTGGTGTTCGTCGGCCTCGACGAGGCCCAGCGGCTGTGGGACACCCGCGACCCTCACGCCGTGCGACGGCTGCTGCCCGGCCCCCGGCTGGTGGTGGTCAAGGACGGGCCCGTCGCCGCCACGGCGCTGCCCCGCGCCGACCCGGCCGTGCGCGTACCCGCGCTGCCGGTGCCGGTGGTGGAACCCGTCGGCGCGGGCGACGCGTTCGCCGCCGGGTTCCTGTCCGGCCTGCTGCGCGGCCTCGGCACCGCCGCCGGGCTGCGCCTCGGGCACCTCCTCGCAGCCCGGACCCTGGCCGTGGCCGGCGACAACGCCCCGCCCGCCGACCGGGAACTCCTGGACACCCTGGTCGCGCTGCCCGACGCGGACTGGGCCCGCCTCGACCCGGCCACCGCCGGGATCCTCCCCGCCCCAGCACAGACAAGGAGCAGCCGGTGA
- a CDS encoding glycine zipper family protein, producing MGYGFVSALVHTVAAAVLGLLVGGPVGLLVGAGLGLVVGGVFGWAVASARVYGPDSRGVFLFVVDHTWSLLNTVVGAVYLALHLVVGHSLDRAGSQRSCRVNVVEGVSPRYATTLGTVCAGSGPAIQRHEDVHILQARILGPLYIPLVVANYVLFTIAPVWLLWHDHQGAPINRFTRYFEIGVYPHVWTEAIAYRVQGTPPR from the coding sequence ATGGGTTACGGATTCGTCAGCGCACTTGTTCACACCGTCGCCGCGGCGGTCCTCGGTCTGCTGGTCGGCGGGCCGGTCGGGCTGCTGGTCGGGGCGGGGCTCGGCCTCGTTGTCGGTGGTGTGTTCGGCTGGGCGGTCGCCTCCGCCCGGGTGTACGGCCCCGACTCCCGGGGGGTGTTCCTGTTCGTGGTGGACCACACCTGGAGCCTGCTCAACACCGTCGTCGGCGCCGTCTACCTCGCGCTGCACCTGGTGGTGGGGCACTCCCTGGACCGCGCCGGATCGCAGCGCTCCTGCCGGGTCAACGTGGTCGAGGGGGTCTCCCCCCGGTACGCCACCACCCTCGGCACCGTCTGCGCCGGCTCCGGCCCGGCGATCCAACGGCACGAGGACGTGCACATCCTCCAGGCCCGCATCCTCGGCCCGCTGTACATCCCGCTGGTCGTCGCCAACTACGTGCTGTTCACCATCGCCCCGGTGTGGCTGCTCTGGCACGACCACCAGGGGGCACCGATCAACCGGTTCACCCGCTACTTCGAGATCGGCGTGTACCCGCACGTGTGGACCGAGGCCATCGCGTACCGCGTCCAGGGGACGCCGCCGCGATGA
- a CDS encoding carbohydrate ABC transporter permease — translation MALTTAPDPTRRGTGSVRPVAKRHGSGRIRHGEGLAGYVFLSPWLIGLMAVTAIPMLLSLYLSFTNYDILTPWSEVEWVGLANYEKMFTNDPSWWHSVRVTLSFALIAVPLKLAAALGVALLLNRAWRGVGLFRGLFYLPSLLGGSVALAIVWVNMFNREGAFNSFLALFGIEGKPWVNDPDWALETLMVLAIWQFGAPMVIFLAGLKQVPTELYEAASVDGAGKLRKFAHITLPMLSPVIFFNLVLETINGFQGFTAAFVLSNGTGGPVDSTLMYTLNLYITGFTNLEMGYASAMAWVFLTAIALITVIFFSTGRFWVHYSDGEDR, via the coding sequence GTGGCCCTGACCACGGCTCCCGACCCGACCCGCCGCGGCACCGGATCCGTCCGGCCCGTTGCCAAACGGCACGGGTCCGGACGGATCCGGCACGGCGAAGGTCTGGCCGGGTACGTCTTCCTGTCGCCCTGGCTCATCGGCCTCATGGCCGTCACGGCGATCCCCATGCTGTTGTCGCTCTACCTCAGCTTCACCAACTACGACATCCTCACCCCCTGGTCCGAGGTCGAGTGGGTGGGGCTGGCCAACTACGAGAAGATGTTCACCAACGACCCGTCGTGGTGGCACTCCGTACGCGTGACGCTGAGCTTCGCCCTGATCGCCGTGCCGCTGAAGCTCGCCGCCGCGCTCGGCGTCGCGCTGCTGCTCAACCGGGCCTGGCGTGGCGTCGGCCTGTTCCGTGGCCTGTTCTACCTGCCGTCGCTGCTCGGCGGCAGCGTGGCGCTGGCCATCGTCTGGGTCAACATGTTCAACCGCGAGGGCGCGTTCAACTCCTTCCTCGCCCTGTTCGGCATCGAGGGCAAGCCCTGGGTCAACGACCCGGACTGGGCCCTGGAGACCCTGATGGTGCTCGCCATCTGGCAGTTCGGCGCCCCCATGGTGATCTTCCTGGCCGGGCTCAAGCAGGTACCCACCGAGCTGTACGAGGCGGCGTCCGTCGACGGGGCCGGCAAGCTGCGCAAGTTCGCGCACATCACCCTGCCGATGCTCTCCCCGGTCATCTTCTTCAACCTGGTGCTGGAGACCATCAACGGCTTCCAGGGCTTCACCGCCGCGTTCGTGCTCAGCAACGGCACCGGCGGGCCCGTCGACTCCACCCTGATGTACACGCTCAACCTCTACATCACCGGTTTCACGAACCTGGAGATGGGCTACGCCTCCGCCATGGCGTGGGTCTTCCTCACCGCCATCGCGTTGATCACCGTGATCTTCTTCAGCACCGGGCGTTTCTGGGTGCACTACTCCGACGGGGAGGACCGGTGA
- a CDS encoding carbohydrate ABC transporter permease, which yields MIGSSVKSQEEIVNNVGLLPETFTPGNYTQGWTNFDVSFGRFFLNSAMVSLLTVFGNGVSCLLAAYAFARLKFRLRGVWFAVMIGTLLLPGHVLIVPQYILFRSLGLVGGDWPYLPLLIPQFLATEAFFVFLMVQFMRGIPRELDEAARIDGANAFGIFRHVILPLSRPALVTTAIFSFIWTWNDFFRQLVFLSDLDDYTVPVALTLFIDSTSQSAVGPMFAMAVLSLLPVFGFFVAFQRMLVEGINTSGLKG from the coding sequence ATGATCGGCAGCTCGGTGAAGTCCCAGGAGGAGATCGTCAACAATGTCGGGCTGCTGCCCGAGACGTTCACTCCCGGCAACTACACGCAGGGGTGGACCAACTTCGACGTCAGCTTCGGCCGGTTCTTCCTGAACAGTGCGATGGTCAGCCTGCTGACCGTCTTCGGCAACGGGGTCAGCTGCCTGCTTGCCGCGTACGCCTTCGCCCGGTTGAAGTTCCGGCTGCGCGGGGTCTGGTTCGCGGTCATGATCGGGACGCTGCTGCTGCCCGGCCACGTGCTGATCGTGCCGCAGTACATCCTCTTCCGCAGCCTCGGCCTCGTCGGCGGGGACTGGCCGTACCTGCCGCTGCTCATCCCGCAGTTCCTCGCCACCGAGGCGTTCTTCGTCTTCCTGATGGTGCAGTTCATGCGGGGCATCCCGCGTGAGCTGGACGAGGCGGCCCGCATCGACGGGGCCAACGCGTTCGGCATCTTCCGGCACGTCATCCTGCCGCTGAGCCGACCCGCGCTGGTCACCACCGCGATCTTCTCGTTCATCTGGACCTGGAACGACTTCTTCCGGCAGTTGGTCTTCCTGTCCGACCTCGACGACTACACCGTGCCGGTGGCGTTGACGCTGTTCATCGACTCCACCAGTCAGAGCGCCGTCGGGCCGATGTTCGCCATGGCGGTGCTGTCCCTGCTGCCCGTGTTCGGGTTCTTCGTCGCCTTCCAGCGGATGCTCGTCGAAGGGATCAACACCAGTGGACTCAAGGGATGA
- a CDS encoding PmoA family protein, translated as MSAPAGGPVADGSDRPDDPRLHVEGVEVARYVLAPDLDAKHGPRPYLHPVRTLAGVPVTDALPDDHVWHLGASLAVQDVDGTNLWGGRTYVRDVGYTWRDDHGRIAHTGWEHRSPDRLDHRLQWRDRHGEVLLTERRRLTASAVPGHPDAWRLDVHSILTAPPDRDVHLGSPATNGRPGGAGYGGFFWRAVAAEPPHAFTATLDGEETVNGCAEQWVALRGRAPDGGAYTLVFAGLGPGDRWFVRTTMYPGVCVAFAFEEPARVPAGVDRHGGYRVGVADGALDRNAAAALAATLAEPLP; from the coding sequence GTGAGTGCCCCTGCCGGCGGCCCTGTAGCTGACGGGTCCGACCGCCCCGACGATCCCCGGCTGCACGTCGAGGGCGTCGAGGTGGCCCGGTACGTGCTGGCCCCCGACCTCGACGCGAAACACGGCCCGCGGCCCTACCTGCATCCGGTGCGCACCCTCGCCGGGGTCCCCGTCACCGACGCGTTGCCCGACGACCACGTCTGGCATCTCGGCGCGTCCCTGGCCGTGCAGGACGTCGACGGCACCAACCTGTGGGGTGGGCGCACCTACGTCCGCGACGTCGGCTACACCTGGCGCGACGACCACGGGCGCATCGCGCACACCGGCTGGGAGCATCGGTCCCCCGACCGGCTCGACCACCGCCTCCAGTGGCGCGACCGCCACGGCGAGGTCCTGCTCACCGAACGTCGCCGGCTCACCGCCTCGGCCGTGCCCGGGCACCCCGACGCCTGGCGGCTCGACGTGCACAGCATCCTCACCGCCCCACCCGACCGGGATGTGCACCTGGGCAGCCCCGCCACGAACGGGCGCCCCGGCGGGGCCGGCTACGGCGGCTTCTTCTGGCGGGCCGTCGCGGCGGAACCACCGCATGCGTTCACCGCGACCCTCGACGGGGAGGAGACCGTCAACGGCTGCGCCGAACAGTGGGTGGCACTGCGCGGCCGGGCGCCGGACGGTGGGGCGTACACCCTGGTCTTCGCGGGCCTCGGCCCCGGTGACCGGTGGTTCGTGCGCACGACCATGTACCCGGGGGTGTGCGTGGCCTTCGCCTTCGAGGAGCCGGCCCGCGTGCCGGCCGGGGTCGACCGGCACGGCGGGTACCGGGTCGGGGTCGCCGACGGTGCCCTCGACCGGAACGCGGCGGCGGCGCTCGCCGCCACCCTCGCGGAACCCCTACCGTGA
- a CDS encoding LppM family (lipo)protein has translation MNTGSGLGRMIRGALCLALGMTLAGCLELNAGLDVSRDDTVSGQLLLTARKSILPKNKTPDQGFADLRRYVPALPVGEESRYEDAQSVGAQISYDRVPLREFSTESMKLIREGDRYIFTLGLDLSAYQGKITELKPSEQTGIMRLTAFEISVTFPGRVLDANGTVNDRSVTWKLVPNQPKPTELRAVAQAPPRPSAAGGSTGGIPWPLVVAGVAVLLVVAVLVVVLLRRLRPSGPGAPDEPGTTTTPAVTAGTAPGPG, from the coding sequence ATGAATACGGGTTCCGGGCTCGGTCGAATGATCCGCGGCGCGCTGTGTCTCGCCCTGGGGATGACGCTCGCCGGATGCCTGGAATTGAACGCCGGGCTGGACGTGAGCCGCGACGACACGGTCTCCGGCCAATTGCTGCTGACCGCGCGGAAGTCGATCCTGCCGAAGAACAAGACGCCGGACCAGGGGTTCGCCGACCTGCGCCGGTACGTGCCCGCGCTGCCCGTCGGCGAGGAGTCCCGGTACGAGGACGCACAGTCCGTCGGCGCACAGATCAGCTACGACCGGGTGCCGCTGCGGGAGTTCAGCACCGAAAGCATGAAGCTGATCCGCGAAGGCGACCGATACATTTTCACCCTCGGTCTGGACCTGTCGGCGTATCAAGGAAAGATCACCGAACTCAAACCGTCGGAGCAGACGGGGATCATGCGTCTGACGGCGTTCGAGATCTCCGTGACGTTTCCCGGCCGTGTCCTGGACGCGAACGGCACCGTCAACGACCGCTCCGTAACCTGGAAACTGGTTCCCAACCAACCGAAACCCACCGAACTGCGGGCCGTGGCCCAGGCCCCGCCGCGTCCCTCCGCCGCCGGCGGGTCGACGGGCGGAATCCCCTGGCCGCTGGTCGTCGCCGGGGTCGCCGTCCTGCTCGTCGTCGCCGTGCTCGTCGTCGTGCTGCTGCGGCGCCTCCGTCCGTCCGGTCCGGGTGCCCCGGACGAACCGGGCACCACCACGACGCCGGCCGTCACGGCCGGAACCGCACCGGGCCCGGGCTGA
- a CDS encoding bifunctional 4-hydroxy-2-oxoglutarate aldolase/2-dehydro-3-deoxy-phosphogluconate aldolase, whose product MTVHDLGRVLGDARVMVILRDLPVPETVRLANRAWDLGIDVVEVPVRTPQAFDALRATVDAAGERDRIVGAGTVFTPAQVRQAAAAGAAFTVAPGLDLAVADAAASYGLPHLPGVATPTEAQRARDHGLTWLKAFPAVSLGPQWFKAVAGPLPDLRFVATGGIDAHNAGDFLAAGVRVVAVGSALSDPTQLDLLADLARPPAARPDTAGT is encoded by the coding sequence GTGACGGTGCACGACCTCGGACGGGTTCTCGGCGACGCGCGGGTGATGGTGATCCTGCGGGACCTACCCGTCCCGGAGACCGTCCGGCTGGCCAACCGGGCCTGGGACCTCGGCATCGACGTGGTCGAGGTGCCGGTGCGCACCCCGCAGGCGTTCGACGCGCTGCGCGCCACCGTCGACGCCGCCGGCGAGCGGGACCGGATCGTCGGTGCCGGCACCGTGTTCACCCCGGCCCAGGTCCGGCAGGCCGCCGCCGCCGGGGCGGCGTTCACCGTCGCCCCCGGTCTCGACCTGGCCGTCGCCGACGCGGCGGCCAGCTACGGCCTGCCACACCTGCCCGGCGTGGCCACGCCCACCGAGGCGCAGCGCGCCCGCGACCACGGCCTGACCTGGCTCAAGGCGTTCCCGGCGGTCAGCCTCGGGCCACAGTGGTTCAAGGCGGTCGCCGGTCCGCTGCCGGACCTGCGGTTCGTGGCGACCGGTGGGATCGACGCCCACAACGCGGGCGACTTCCTCGCGGCCGGGGTGCGGGTGGTGGCGGTCGGATCGGCGCTGAGCGACCCCACCCAGCTCGACCTGCTCGCCGACCTGGCCCGACCGCCGGCCGCTCGGCCCGACACCGCAGGCACCTGA
- a CDS encoding Gfo/Idh/MocA family protein, protein MSPPPGSRARHAVVGTGARAEMFVRALVHDHADTAELVAFADVNQARMDAHNRWLGELGHPPVPTYHAGDFAAMLVKERVDVVLVTSVDVTHDEYVVAALDAGCDVVTEKPMTVDAPRCQRILDAVRRTGRRVTVAFNYRYNPLHEQVRRLLADGAVGEVGSVHFEWLLDVRHGADYFRRWHRDKASSGGLMVHKASHHFDLVNWWLDATPVEVYAAGRLFFYGENGRRHGYSRDYDRAHGSPAAADDPFALRMAEHPRLRELYLDAERDDGYHRDRNVFAPGVTIEDDMAVLARYSTGATMTYHLTAYAPWEGYRVMVNGSRGRLELEVTESEFVSPAAAGALKGAALHGTEAAAEGGAATLTLRPFWEPPRQIAVEGYTRQGHGGADARMTQVIFGGVTDPLHRAATARDGALALLTGLAANRSFDTGAPVRVADLLTLD, encoded by the coding sequence GTGTCACCCCCACCCGGCAGCCGCGCCAGGCACGCCGTGGTCGGCACCGGCGCCCGCGCCGAGATGTTCGTCCGCGCCCTGGTCCACGACCACGCCGACACCGCCGAGCTGGTCGCCTTCGCCGACGTCAACCAGGCCCGGATGGACGCCCACAACCGCTGGCTCGGCGAGCTGGGCCATCCCCCGGTGCCGACCTACCACGCCGGCGACTTCGCCGCCATGCTCGTCAAGGAGCGGGTCGACGTGGTGCTGGTGACCTCGGTGGACGTCACCCACGACGAGTACGTGGTGGCGGCCCTCGACGCCGGCTGCGACGTGGTCACCGAGAAGCCGATGACCGTGGACGCGCCGCGCTGCCAGCGGATCCTCGACGCGGTCCGGCGCACCGGCCGGCGGGTGACGGTGGCGTTCAACTACCGCTACAACCCGCTGCACGAGCAGGTGCGGCGGCTGCTCGCCGACGGTGCCGTCGGCGAGGTCGGGTCGGTGCACTTCGAGTGGCTGCTCGACGTGCGCCACGGGGCCGACTACTTCCGCCGCTGGCACCGCGACAAGGCGTCCTCCGGCGGGCTCATGGTGCACAAGGCCAGCCACCACTTCGACCTGGTCAACTGGTGGCTCGACGCCACCCCGGTCGAGGTGTACGCCGCCGGGCGGCTGTTCTTCTACGGCGAGAACGGCCGCCGGCACGGCTACTCCCGTGACTACGACCGGGCGCACGGCTCCCCCGCCGCCGCCGACGACCCGTTCGCGCTGCGGATGGCCGAGCATCCCCGGCTGCGGGAGCTCTACCTCGACGCCGAGCGGGACGACGGCTACCACCGCGACCGCAACGTGTTCGCCCCCGGCGTCACCATCGAGGACGACATGGCGGTGCTGGCCCGCTACTCCACCGGCGCGACCATGACCTACCACCTGACGGCGTACGCGCCGTGGGAGGGCTACCGGGTGATGGTCAACGGCAGCCGGGGCCGGTTGGAGCTGGAAGTCACCGAGAGCGAGTTCGTCAGCCCGGCCGCCGCCGGGGCACTCAAGGGCGCCGCGCTGCACGGCACCGAGGCCGCCGCCGAGGGCGGCGCGGCCACCCTGACGCTGCGCCCGTTCTGGGAGCCGCCGCGGCAGATCGCCGTCGAGGGGTACACCCGGCAGGGCCACGGTGGTGCGGACGCCCGGATGACGCAGGTGATCTTCGGCGGCGTCACGGACCCGCTGCACCGGGCGGCGACCGCCCGCGACGGCGCGCTGGCCCTGCTGACCGGCCTGGCCGCGAACCGGTCCTTCGACACCGGCGCGCCCGTGCGGGTCGCCGACCTGCTCACCCTCGACTGA